AGGCCCCGGTGTTCCGGCCCTACTTCATGTTGCGCGGCTTCGAGCACCTGCCCATCGCCTGGGACGTGAGCCCGCCGGGAGGGGGCACCTAGATCGCTACCGGTCGAAGAACGACACCTGCTGGAATCGCAGGCCGGCCAGAATCTGCTCCACCCGCGCGTCGGACAGCGACCCGATCCGTTCACCCAGGCGGGTCTTGTCGACCGAGGAGATCTGCGACACGACCACGACGCTCTGCTTGGGAAGGTTCCCCTCGCCCACCTCGAGCAGGACATTCCCCGGCTCGTTCGCCCGGTGGAGGTTCGACGTCAAGGCGCACACGACCGTGGTCGTGATGCGCGAGTGGTTGAAGACGTCATCCTGAACCACCACGTGGGGATGGGAGTAGCTCGGGACAGGCCCTCGCGAGTCATCTGGCCCCATCCAGAACACGTCACCGCGGTTGATCTTCACTGAGCGTGTGCCCGTGGGTTCCCCTGCGTTCATCTTCATCCGCCTCATTACGCCACGGGGTCTGCGTGAATTCCACGAGCCAAGGACGTGGTGCCGGCCACCCTGGTGCGTGGGCGCGCCAGGATCGCGGGGGGCAGGAGTCACGAGCCGGCGTTATCCTCCTCCCCATGCCCCTGCTTCCCCGCATCCACCTCTTCGAGTTCCTCGACCAGCCGTGGCTACCCAAGCTGTTGCGCCGTGGCGAGGTCGACTACCTGCACGTCGTGCTCGACCGCCTGCGGTCCTACGACAGCGTGGCGCCGCAACTGGCGGAGCTGCTCCGAACGGCGGGCACGGACCGGGTCGTCGACCTCTGCTCCGGCACGGGGGGCCCGTGGCGCACCCTGCTCCCGGCGCTACAGGCGGTGCACGGCCGGGCCGAGGTGGTGCTCACCGACCTCCATCCCACCCCGGAGCAGGAGCTGCCTCCCGGCGCGCATTACCGCGACACCCCGGTCGACGCCACTCGCATCCCCGAGGAGCTGACGGGGGTGCGGACCCTCTTCGATGGGCTGCACCACTTCCCCCCGGAGCAGGCCCGTGCCCTCCTCGGGGACGCCGCCGCGCGCAAGGTCCCCATCGCCGCCTTCGAGCTCACCCAGCGCTCGCTGCCGTACATCCTCTCCCAGATCCTGCTCGTCGTGCCCCTCGTGTGGGGCTTCACCCCGCTCATCCGCCCGATGCGCTGGTGGCGCCTGGCCCTCACCTACCTGGTGCCCATCCTTCCCCTGCTCATCCTCTGGGATGGCGTGGTGTCGTCGCTGCGGACCTATGCTCCGGCGGACCTCGAAAAGCTGACAACGGGGCTCGGCTCCGACGGGTACCGCTGGAGCAGCGGGGTCCATCGCGCGAAGGGGATGGCCATCACCTACCTCATCGGGCAGCCGCGTGCGTGAGGTGTGGGGGCAGGCGCGAAGGCTTCGGCCGAGACGCCCATCGCCGCCGCGATGGTGCGCAGGTCCTCCAGGCTGACTTCGAAGTGCCCGCGGCGGGCCAGCATGCCCCAGTGGGGGTTGCTCCTGATGAAGTCGAGGCTCTGGCCAAGCGTCGCCAGGGGCACCTCGCGCGCGGTGCGCTCGAAGCGCACGTCCCGGCGGTAGGGCACGAAGCCGCCTCCCATGTCGAAGGGCACCGTGCGTGCTCCGTGGACGCGGCCCAGCGCGGTGAACGCCCGGAGCGGCTCGCCTCCGCGCATTTCCGTTCTCGGCGAGTAGTACACGAGCCAGTCCCCCACGCTCATCTTCTCCAGCTGCAGGCGCTTGCCGTGGCAGAGCTGGGCGAAGCCGCCCTCCACTCCGCGCAGGACGTGCGCCCTCGAGACGACCCCCACCCAGGCGCGCGTCATGTGCGCTGCTCCGTGTGACGCACGGAAGAGTGCCTCGGGGGGCGTGGAGACGACGGGCTCATGGACGTGGCGGCGCATGGGGGGCTCCTTCGAGGTCGGCGGCGTGCCGACGAAGGACACCGTCTCACAGGGTGCTGCCAGTTTCTGTCAGGAGCCGCTCACCCGGGCCGTGGCTCGGGGATGGCCTCGCGCGCGCGCCACGGCGCACGAGGGCAAGGTCCACACCGTCCGGTGGGCGCTCCCGCGCGGGGCCGGCCAGGAGCGACACGTCATCCACGAGGGAGTGCAAGTCCCTGGGCAGCACGGCGCGCAGCTTGGCGGCCACGTCCACGCAGGCCCGGCCGAGCCCGCCATCCCCGTGCTCGGTGACCAGCCGCAGGCCGAGCACCAGGGCTTCGAGCTCCTCGTCGCTGAACATC
This is a stretch of genomic DNA from Archangium violaceum. It encodes these proteins:
- a CDS encoding type II toxin-antitoxin system PemK/MazF family toxin — encoded protein: MKMNAGEPTGTRSVKINRGDVFWMGPDDSRGPVPSYSHPHVVVQDDVFNHSRITTTVVCALTSNLHRANEPGNVLLEVGEGNLPKQSVVVVSQISSVDKTRLGERIGSLSDARVEQILAGLRFQQVSFFDR
- a CDS encoding EVE domain-containing protein → MRRHVHEPVVSTPPEALFRASHGAAHMTRAWVGVVSRAHVLRGVEGGFAQLCHGKRLQLEKMSVGDWLVYYSPRTEMRGGEPLRAFTALGRVHGARTVPFDMGGGFVPYRRDVRFERTAREVPLATLGQSLDFIRSNPHWGMLARRGHFEVSLEDLRTIAAAMGVSAEAFAPAPTPHARGCPMR
- a CDS encoding helix-turn-helix transcriptional regulator; amino-acid sequence: MGYLLRPGFLLPPLMFSDEELEALVLGLRLVTEHGDGGLGRACVDVAAKLRAVLPRDLHSLVDDVSLLAGPARERPPDGVDLALVRRGARARPSPSHGPGERLLTETGSTL